The following are encoded together in the Onychostoma macrolepis isolate SWU-2019 chromosome 03, ASM1243209v1, whole genome shotgun sequence genome:
- the sun1b gene encoding SUN domain-containing protein 1 isoform X4 has protein sequence MSRRSLRLQTSSGFYGDNSLTERTGVHNVGSYKQASTSTSSSSVSRSVQSRRQQQQGSSVYESESVSQSVTQTPQTDQTLSDLSFTSTASDASLISSLLDQSTLRQSSKTHTYSARRRRTAHSSLLENGDISKTEAHTNLANGYICKNCSFHSDGKEDETAYSLPFSTSVSSAYQTAADATMTTSLNSVDKTAHDSYCGSVNVRDLVTADSHLNLNGSLCDDCKGKQHMEMHTEHKRYSYTHHVYAALWALVSYTGYGLLRVCQGFGSAGAFVTRKLKSILWLAVCSPGKAATGAFWWLGTGWYQLVALMSLINVFLLTRCLPKLLKLLLFLLPLLLLFGLWYLGPPIALSFLPAVNLTEWKTAVTSFPSLPPLPSLPSLPSLPALPSFTKEPLAKEQYISPSVISKAASESINGERLARLEQRVAALWESIQQGELRAKQQHEEAVGLVQTLEDQINTQTDRESLSLWVSQLLEPKFTALKGEMERVAVSRAETEEQRVQHQTSLEDRLAELELLLKNLNSRTEEIHLTQQAPVQAPVSVGVSQEKHDALLTEVQRLEAELGRIRGDLQGVMGCKGKCDRLDTIHETVSAQVKEQLYALLYGRDGGEAEIPEPLLPWLASQYTHSSDLTATLMTLERSILGNLSLQLQESKQQQFSAETVTQTVAHTAGAAGMSEEQVQLIVQRALKLYSEDRTGQVDYALESGGGSILSTRCSETYETKTALMSLFGIPLWYFSQSPRVVIQPDMYPGNCWAFKGSQGYLVIRLSLSVIPTSFCLEHIPKSLSPSGNISSAPRRFSVYGLDDEYQEEGKLLGDYTYQEDGESLQIFPVMEKNDKAFQIIEMRVLSNWGHPEYTCLYRFRVHGKPHTP, from the exons ATGTCTCGCCGTAGTTTGAGACTACAGACCAGCAGTGGTTTTTATGGTGACAACAGCCTCACTGAGCGCACAGGCGTTCACAATGTCGGCTCCTACAAGCAGGCCAGCACCAgcaccagcagcagcagcgtcaGCAG GTCTGTGCAGAGCAGGAGGCAGCAGCAGCAGGGCTCATCGGTGTACGAGTCTGAGAGCGTGTCTCAGAGCGTGACTCAGACTCCTCAGACAGACCAGACCCTGTCAGACCTGAGTTTCACCAGTACAGCCAGTGATGCATCTCTGATCTCCAGCCTGCTGGATCAGTCCACACTCAGACAGAGCTCcaagacacacacatactctg CACGGAGAAGAAGAACTGCTCACAGCTCTCTGTTGGAGAATGGAGACATCAGTAAAACAGAGGCGCACACTAATCTGGCTAACGGCTATATTTGTAAGAACTGCTCATTCCACTCAGACGGGAAGGAGGACGAAACGGCATATTCCTTACCGTTCTCGACATCTGTGTCTTCAGCGTATCAGACAGCTGCAGACGCCACTATGACCACTTCTCTGAACAGTGTTGACAAGACAG CTCACGACAGCTACTGTGGCAGTGTGAATGTGCGAGACCTGGTGACCGCAGACAGCCATCTCAATCTCAACGGCTCACTCT GTGATGACTGTAAAGGAAAACAGCACATGGAAATGCACACGGAGCACAAACGCTATTCCTACACCCACCATGTATACGCAGCCTTGTGGGCCCTTGTTTCTTACACAG GATACGGGCTTCTGCGGGTTTGCCAAGGTTTCGGCTCAGCCGGTGCGTTTGTGACCCGGAAGCTGAAGTCCATTCTGTGGTTGGCAGTGTGTTCTCCAG GGAAAGCAGCGACCGGCGCCTTCTGGTGGCTGGGAACAGGATGGTATCAGCTGGTCGCACTCATGTCTCTGATCAATGTCTTTCTTCTCACCAG gTGTCTGCCCAAACTACTGAAGCTTCTTCTGTTTCTGCTACCCTTACTGCTGCTGTTTG GATTATGGTACCTCGGTCCGCCCATCGCTCTGTCCTTCCTTCCAGCTGTAAACCTCACAGAGTGGAAAACAGCAGTCACTTCTTTCCCATCACTTCCTCCACTCCCTTCTCTCCCATCTCTTCCCTCTTTACCCGCATTACCTTCTTTCACAAAAGAACCACTTGCTAAAGAACAATACATCTCTCCCTCGGTGATCTCAAAG GCTGCGTCAGAGTCCATTAACGGCGAGCGTTTGGCTCGGCTGGAGCAGCGTGTGGCGGCGCTGTGGGAAAGCATCCAGCAGGGGGAGCTGAGGGCTAAACAGCAGCATGAGGAGGCCGTGGGTTTGGTTCAGACCCTTGAGGATCAgataaacacacagacagacagagagagtcTCAGCCTGTGGGTCTCTCAGCTCCTGGAACCCAAGTTCACCGCGCTCAaaggagagatggagagagtAGCGGTCAGCAGGGCAGAG ACTGAGGAACAGCGTGTGCAGCATCAGACGAGTCTTGAAGATCGACTAGCCGAGCTGGAGCTCCTGCTGAAGAACCTGAACTCTAGAACTGAG GAAATCCATCTAACACAGCAGGCTCCAGTACAGGCTCCTGTCAG TGTTGGAGTCTCTCAGGAGAAGCATGATGCTTTGCTCACTGAGGTTCAGAGGCTGGAAGCAGAGCTGGGCCGCATCAGAGGAGACCTGCAAGGAGTGATGGGATGTAAAGGCAAATGCGACCGACTCGACACCATACATGAAACT GTGTCAGCGCAGGTGAAGGAGCAGTTGTACGCTCTGTTGTACGGTCGTGACGGAGGTGAAGCAGAGATTCCTGAGCCGCTGCTGCCCTGGCTGGCATCTCAGTACACACACTCCTCTGACCTCACCGCAACCCTCATGACCCTGGAGCGCAGCATTCTGGGAAATCTGTCCCTGCAGCTGCAGGAGAGCAAACAGCAGCAGTTCTCAGCTGAAACGGTTACTCAGACCGTCGCCCACACCGCCGGGGCTGCTGGGATGTCAGAGGAG CAAGTCCAGCTGATTGTCCAGCGTGCGCTGAAGCTGTACTCTGAGGATCGCACCGGACAGGTGGACTACGCTCTGGAGTCTGGAG GTGGCAGTATCCTCAGCACACGCTGTTCTGAGACGTACGAGACTAAAACCGCACTGATGAGCCTGTTTGGAATCCCGCTGTGGTACTTCTCACAGTCGCCTCGGGTCGTCATCCAG CCGGACATGTACCCAGGAAACTGCTGGGCGTTTAAAGGCTCCCAAGGTTATCTGGTGATCAGGCTCTCTTTAAGCGTGATCCCTACCTCCTTCTGCCTGGAGCATATTCCCAAAAGCCTCTCTCCTTCTGGAAACATCAGCAGTGCACCACGCCGATTCTCTGTCTAT GGATTGGATGATGAATACCAGGAGGAAGGGAAACTGCTGGGTGACTACACCTATCAAGAAGATGGAGAATCACTCCAGATCTTCCCAGTTATG
- the sun1b gene encoding SUN domain-containing protein 1 isoform X1 has product MSRHAVRGKRAQRITMDFSRLHTYTPPQCTPDNTGYTYSLSSSYSTAALEFEKEHQINPVYDSPRMSRRSLRLQTSSGFYGDNSLTERTGVHNVGSYKQASTSTSSSSVSRSVQSRRQQQQGSSVYESESVSQSVTQTPQTDQTLSDLSFTSTASDASLISSLLDQSTLRQSSKTHTYSARRRRTAHSSLLENGDISKTEAHTNLANGYICKNCSFHSDGKEDETAYSLPFSTSVSSAYQTAADATMTTSLNSVDKTAHDSYCGSVNVRDLVTADSHLNLNGSLCDDCKGKQHMEMHTEHKRYSYTHHVYAALWALVSYTGYGLLRVCQGFGSAGAFVTRKLKSILWLAVCSPGKAATGAFWWLGTGWYQLVALMSLINVFLLTRCLPKLLKLLLFLLPLLLLFGLWYLGPPIALSFLPAVNLTEWKTAVTSFPSLPPLPSLPSLPSLPALPSFTKEPLAKEQYISPSVISKAASESINGERLARLEQRVAALWESIQQGELRAKQQHEEAVGLVQTLEDQINTQTDRESLSLWVSQLLEPKFTALKGEMERVAVSRAETEEQRVQHQTSLEDRLAELELLLKNLNSRTEEIHLTQQAPVQAPVSVGVSQEKHDALLTEVQRLEAELGRIRGDLQGVMGCKGKCDRLDTIHETVSAQVKEQLYALLYGRDGGEAEIPEPLLPWLASQYTHSSDLTATLMTLERSILGNLSLQLQESKQQQFSAETVTQTVAHTAGAAGMSEEQVQLIVQRALKLYSEDRTGQVDYALESGGGSILSTRCSETYETKTALMSLFGIPLWYFSQSPRVVIQPDMYPGNCWAFKGSQGYLVIRLSLSVIPTSFCLEHIPKSLSPSGNISSAPRRFSVYGLDDEYQEEGKLLGDYTYQEDGESLQIFPVMEKNDKAFQIIEMRVLSNWGHPEYTCLYRFRVHGKPHTP; this is encoded by the exons CTCAAGTTACTCAACCGCAGCCCTTGAGTTTGAGAAGGAGCATCAAATCAATCCCGTGTACGACTCTCCCAGAATGTCTCGCCGTAGTTTGAGACTACAGACCAGCAGTGGTTTTTATGGTGACAACAGCCTCACTGAGCGCACAGGCGTTCACAATGTCGGCTCCTACAAGCAGGCCAGCACCAgcaccagcagcagcagcgtcaGCAG GTCTGTGCAGAGCAGGAGGCAGCAGCAGCAGGGCTCATCGGTGTACGAGTCTGAGAGCGTGTCTCAGAGCGTGACTCAGACTCCTCAGACAGACCAGACCCTGTCAGACCTGAGTTTCACCAGTACAGCCAGTGATGCATCTCTGATCTCCAGCCTGCTGGATCAGTCCACACTCAGACAGAGCTCcaagacacacacatactctg CACGGAGAAGAAGAACTGCTCACAGCTCTCTGTTGGAGAATGGAGACATCAGTAAAACAGAGGCGCACACTAATCTGGCTAACGGCTATATTTGTAAGAACTGCTCATTCCACTCAGACGGGAAGGAGGACGAAACGGCATATTCCTTACCGTTCTCGACATCTGTGTCTTCAGCGTATCAGACAGCTGCAGACGCCACTATGACCACTTCTCTGAACAGTGTTGACAAGACAG CTCACGACAGCTACTGTGGCAGTGTGAATGTGCGAGACCTGGTGACCGCAGACAGCCATCTCAATCTCAACGGCTCACTCT GTGATGACTGTAAAGGAAAACAGCACATGGAAATGCACACGGAGCACAAACGCTATTCCTACACCCACCATGTATACGCAGCCTTGTGGGCCCTTGTTTCTTACACAG GATACGGGCTTCTGCGGGTTTGCCAAGGTTTCGGCTCAGCCGGTGCGTTTGTGACCCGGAAGCTGAAGTCCATTCTGTGGTTGGCAGTGTGTTCTCCAG GGAAAGCAGCGACCGGCGCCTTCTGGTGGCTGGGAACAGGATGGTATCAGCTGGTCGCACTCATGTCTCTGATCAATGTCTTTCTTCTCACCAG gTGTCTGCCCAAACTACTGAAGCTTCTTCTGTTTCTGCTACCCTTACTGCTGCTGTTTG GATTATGGTACCTCGGTCCGCCCATCGCTCTGTCCTTCCTTCCAGCTGTAAACCTCACAGAGTGGAAAACAGCAGTCACTTCTTTCCCATCACTTCCTCCACTCCCTTCTCTCCCATCTCTTCCCTCTTTACCCGCATTACCTTCTTTCACAAAAGAACCACTTGCTAAAGAACAATACATCTCTCCCTCGGTGATCTCAAAG GCTGCGTCAGAGTCCATTAACGGCGAGCGTTTGGCTCGGCTGGAGCAGCGTGTGGCGGCGCTGTGGGAAAGCATCCAGCAGGGGGAGCTGAGGGCTAAACAGCAGCATGAGGAGGCCGTGGGTTTGGTTCAGACCCTTGAGGATCAgataaacacacagacagacagagagagtcTCAGCCTGTGGGTCTCTCAGCTCCTGGAACCCAAGTTCACCGCGCTCAaaggagagatggagagagtAGCGGTCAGCAGGGCAGAG ACTGAGGAACAGCGTGTGCAGCATCAGACGAGTCTTGAAGATCGACTAGCCGAGCTGGAGCTCCTGCTGAAGAACCTGAACTCTAGAACTGAG GAAATCCATCTAACACAGCAGGCTCCAGTACAGGCTCCTGTCAG TGTTGGAGTCTCTCAGGAGAAGCATGATGCTTTGCTCACTGAGGTTCAGAGGCTGGAAGCAGAGCTGGGCCGCATCAGAGGAGACCTGCAAGGAGTGATGGGATGTAAAGGCAAATGCGACCGACTCGACACCATACATGAAACT GTGTCAGCGCAGGTGAAGGAGCAGTTGTACGCTCTGTTGTACGGTCGTGACGGAGGTGAAGCAGAGATTCCTGAGCCGCTGCTGCCCTGGCTGGCATCTCAGTACACACACTCCTCTGACCTCACCGCAACCCTCATGACCCTGGAGCGCAGCATTCTGGGAAATCTGTCCCTGCAGCTGCAGGAGAGCAAACAGCAGCAGTTCTCAGCTGAAACGGTTACTCAGACCGTCGCCCACACCGCCGGGGCTGCTGGGATGTCAGAGGAG CAAGTCCAGCTGATTGTCCAGCGTGCGCTGAAGCTGTACTCTGAGGATCGCACCGGACAGGTGGACTACGCTCTGGAGTCTGGAG GTGGCAGTATCCTCAGCACACGCTGTTCTGAGACGTACGAGACTAAAACCGCACTGATGAGCCTGTTTGGAATCCCGCTGTGGTACTTCTCACAGTCGCCTCGGGTCGTCATCCAG CCGGACATGTACCCAGGAAACTGCTGGGCGTTTAAAGGCTCCCAAGGTTATCTGGTGATCAGGCTCTCTTTAAGCGTGATCCCTACCTCCTTCTGCCTGGAGCATATTCCCAAAAGCCTCTCTCCTTCTGGAAACATCAGCAGTGCACCACGCCGATTCTCTGTCTAT GGATTGGATGATGAATACCAGGAGGAAGGGAAACTGCTGGGTGACTACACCTATCAAGAAGATGGAGAATCACTCCAGATCTTCCCAGTTATG
- the sun1b gene encoding SUN domain-containing protein 1 isoform X2, with amino-acid sequence MSRHAVRGKRAQRITMDFSRLHTYTPPQCTPDNTGYTYSLSSSYSTAALEFEKEHQINPVYDSPRMSRRSLRLQTSSGFYGDNSLTERTGVHNVGSYKQASTSTSSSSVSRSVQSRRQQQQGSSVYESESVSQSVTQTPQTDQTLSDLSFTSTASDASLISSLLDQSTLRQSSKTHTYSARRRRTAHSSLLENGDISKTEAHTNLANGYISYQTAADATMTTSLNSVDKTAHDSYCGSVNVRDLVTADSHLNLNGSLCDDCKGKQHMEMHTEHKRYSYTHHVYAALWALVSYTGYGLLRVCQGFGSAGAFVTRKLKSILWLAVCSPGKAATGAFWWLGTGWYQLVALMSLINVFLLTRCLPKLLKLLLFLLPLLLLFGLWYLGPPIALSFLPAVNLTEWKTAVTSFPSLPPLPSLPSLPSLPALPSFTKEPLAKEQYISPSVISKAASESINGERLARLEQRVAALWESIQQGELRAKQQHEEAVGLVQTLEDQINTQTDRESLSLWVSQLLEPKFTALKGEMERVAVSRAETEEQRVQHQTSLEDRLAELELLLKNLNSRTEEIHLTQQAPVQAPVSVGVSQEKHDALLTEVQRLEAELGRIRGDLQGVMGCKGKCDRLDTIHETVSAQVKEQLYALLYGRDGGEAEIPEPLLPWLASQYTHSSDLTATLMTLERSILGNLSLQLQESKQQQFSAETVTQTVAHTAGAAGMSEEQVQLIVQRALKLYSEDRTGQVDYALESGGGSILSTRCSETYETKTALMSLFGIPLWYFSQSPRVVIQPDMYPGNCWAFKGSQGYLVIRLSLSVIPTSFCLEHIPKSLSPSGNISSAPRRFSVYGLDDEYQEEGKLLGDYTYQEDGESLQIFPVMEKNDKAFQIIEMRVLSNWGHPEYTCLYRFRVHGKPHTP; translated from the exons CTCAAGTTACTCAACCGCAGCCCTTGAGTTTGAGAAGGAGCATCAAATCAATCCCGTGTACGACTCTCCCAGAATGTCTCGCCGTAGTTTGAGACTACAGACCAGCAGTGGTTTTTATGGTGACAACAGCCTCACTGAGCGCACAGGCGTTCACAATGTCGGCTCCTACAAGCAGGCCAGCACCAgcaccagcagcagcagcgtcaGCAG GTCTGTGCAGAGCAGGAGGCAGCAGCAGCAGGGCTCATCGGTGTACGAGTCTGAGAGCGTGTCTCAGAGCGTGACTCAGACTCCTCAGACAGACCAGACCCTGTCAGACCTGAGTTTCACCAGTACAGCCAGTGATGCATCTCTGATCTCCAGCCTGCTGGATCAGTCCACACTCAGACAGAGCTCcaagacacacacatactctg CACGGAGAAGAAGAACTGCTCACAGCTCTCTGTTGGAGAATGGAGACATCAGTAAAACAGAGGCGCACACTAATCTGGCTAACGGCTATATTT CGTATCAGACAGCTGCAGACGCCACTATGACCACTTCTCTGAACAGTGTTGACAAGACAG CTCACGACAGCTACTGTGGCAGTGTGAATGTGCGAGACCTGGTGACCGCAGACAGCCATCTCAATCTCAACGGCTCACTCT GTGATGACTGTAAAGGAAAACAGCACATGGAAATGCACACGGAGCACAAACGCTATTCCTACACCCACCATGTATACGCAGCCTTGTGGGCCCTTGTTTCTTACACAG GATACGGGCTTCTGCGGGTTTGCCAAGGTTTCGGCTCAGCCGGTGCGTTTGTGACCCGGAAGCTGAAGTCCATTCTGTGGTTGGCAGTGTGTTCTCCAG GGAAAGCAGCGACCGGCGCCTTCTGGTGGCTGGGAACAGGATGGTATCAGCTGGTCGCACTCATGTCTCTGATCAATGTCTTTCTTCTCACCAG gTGTCTGCCCAAACTACTGAAGCTTCTTCTGTTTCTGCTACCCTTACTGCTGCTGTTTG GATTATGGTACCTCGGTCCGCCCATCGCTCTGTCCTTCCTTCCAGCTGTAAACCTCACAGAGTGGAAAACAGCAGTCACTTCTTTCCCATCACTTCCTCCACTCCCTTCTCTCCCATCTCTTCCCTCTTTACCCGCATTACCTTCTTTCACAAAAGAACCACTTGCTAAAGAACAATACATCTCTCCCTCGGTGATCTCAAAG GCTGCGTCAGAGTCCATTAACGGCGAGCGTTTGGCTCGGCTGGAGCAGCGTGTGGCGGCGCTGTGGGAAAGCATCCAGCAGGGGGAGCTGAGGGCTAAACAGCAGCATGAGGAGGCCGTGGGTTTGGTTCAGACCCTTGAGGATCAgataaacacacagacagacagagagagtcTCAGCCTGTGGGTCTCTCAGCTCCTGGAACCCAAGTTCACCGCGCTCAaaggagagatggagagagtAGCGGTCAGCAGGGCAGAG ACTGAGGAACAGCGTGTGCAGCATCAGACGAGTCTTGAAGATCGACTAGCCGAGCTGGAGCTCCTGCTGAAGAACCTGAACTCTAGAACTGAG GAAATCCATCTAACACAGCAGGCTCCAGTACAGGCTCCTGTCAG TGTTGGAGTCTCTCAGGAGAAGCATGATGCTTTGCTCACTGAGGTTCAGAGGCTGGAAGCAGAGCTGGGCCGCATCAGAGGAGACCTGCAAGGAGTGATGGGATGTAAAGGCAAATGCGACCGACTCGACACCATACATGAAACT GTGTCAGCGCAGGTGAAGGAGCAGTTGTACGCTCTGTTGTACGGTCGTGACGGAGGTGAAGCAGAGATTCCTGAGCCGCTGCTGCCCTGGCTGGCATCTCAGTACACACACTCCTCTGACCTCACCGCAACCCTCATGACCCTGGAGCGCAGCATTCTGGGAAATCTGTCCCTGCAGCTGCAGGAGAGCAAACAGCAGCAGTTCTCAGCTGAAACGGTTACTCAGACCGTCGCCCACACCGCCGGGGCTGCTGGGATGTCAGAGGAG CAAGTCCAGCTGATTGTCCAGCGTGCGCTGAAGCTGTACTCTGAGGATCGCACCGGACAGGTGGACTACGCTCTGGAGTCTGGAG GTGGCAGTATCCTCAGCACACGCTGTTCTGAGACGTACGAGACTAAAACCGCACTGATGAGCCTGTTTGGAATCCCGCTGTGGTACTTCTCACAGTCGCCTCGGGTCGTCATCCAG CCGGACATGTACCCAGGAAACTGCTGGGCGTTTAAAGGCTCCCAAGGTTATCTGGTGATCAGGCTCTCTTTAAGCGTGATCCCTACCTCCTTCTGCCTGGAGCATATTCCCAAAAGCCTCTCTCCTTCTGGAAACATCAGCAGTGCACCACGCCGATTCTCTGTCTAT GGATTGGATGATGAATACCAGGAGGAAGGGAAACTGCTGGGTGACTACACCTATCAAGAAGATGGAGAATCACTCCAGATCTTCCCAGTTATG
- the sun1b gene encoding SUN domain-containing protein 1 isoform X5, with translation MSRHAVRGKRAQRITMDFSRLHTYTPPQCTPDNTGYTYSLSSSYSTAALEFEKEHQINPVYDSPRMSRRSLRLQTSSGFYGDNSLTERTGVHNVGSYKQASTSTSSSSVSRSVQSRRQQQQGSSVYESESVSQSVTQTPQTDQTLSDLSFTSTASDASLISSLLDQSTLRQSSKTHTYSARRRRTAHSSLLENGDISKTEAHTNLANGYICKNCSFHSDGKEDETAYSLPFSTSVSSAYQTAADATMTTSLNSVDKTAHDSYCGSVNVRDLVTADSHLNLNGSLWKAATGAFWWLGTGWYQLVALMSLINVFLLTRCLPKLLKLLLFLLPLLLLFGLWYLGPPIALSFLPAVNLTEWKTAVTSFPSLPPLPSLPSLPSLPALPSFTKEPLAKEQYISPSVISKAASESINGERLARLEQRVAALWESIQQGELRAKQQHEEAVGLVQTLEDQINTQTDRESLSLWVSQLLEPKFTALKGEMERVAVSRAETEEQRVQHQTSLEDRLAELELLLKNLNSRTEEIHLTQQAPVQAPVSVGVSQEKHDALLTEVQRLEAELGRIRGDLQGVMGCKGKCDRLDTIHETVSAQVKEQLYALLYGRDGGEAEIPEPLLPWLASQYTHSSDLTATLMTLERSILGNLSLQLQESKQQQFSAETVTQTVAHTAGAAGMSEEQVQLIVQRALKLYSEDRTGQVDYALESGGGSILSTRCSETYETKTALMSLFGIPLWYFSQSPRVVIQPDMYPGNCWAFKGSQGYLVIRLSLSVIPTSFCLEHIPKSLSPSGNISSAPRRFSVYGLDDEYQEEGKLLGDYTYQEDGESLQIFPVMEKNDKAFQIIEMRVLSNWGHPEYTCLYRFRVHGKPHTP, from the exons CTCAAGTTACTCAACCGCAGCCCTTGAGTTTGAGAAGGAGCATCAAATCAATCCCGTGTACGACTCTCCCAGAATGTCTCGCCGTAGTTTGAGACTACAGACCAGCAGTGGTTTTTATGGTGACAACAGCCTCACTGAGCGCACAGGCGTTCACAATGTCGGCTCCTACAAGCAGGCCAGCACCAgcaccagcagcagcagcgtcaGCAG GTCTGTGCAGAGCAGGAGGCAGCAGCAGCAGGGCTCATCGGTGTACGAGTCTGAGAGCGTGTCTCAGAGCGTGACTCAGACTCCTCAGACAGACCAGACCCTGTCAGACCTGAGTTTCACCAGTACAGCCAGTGATGCATCTCTGATCTCCAGCCTGCTGGATCAGTCCACACTCAGACAGAGCTCcaagacacacacatactctg CACGGAGAAGAAGAACTGCTCACAGCTCTCTGTTGGAGAATGGAGACATCAGTAAAACAGAGGCGCACACTAATCTGGCTAACGGCTATATTTGTAAGAACTGCTCATTCCACTCAGACGGGAAGGAGGACGAAACGGCATATTCCTTACCGTTCTCGACATCTGTGTCTTCAGCGTATCAGACAGCTGCAGACGCCACTATGACCACTTCTCTGAACAGTGTTGACAAGACAG CTCACGACAGCTACTGTGGCAGTGTGAATGTGCGAGACCTGGTGACCGCAGACAGCCATCTCAATCTCAACGGCTCACTCT GGAAAGCAGCGACCGGCGCCTTCTGGTGGCTGGGAACAGGATGGTATCAGCTGGTCGCACTCATGTCTCTGATCAATGTCTTTCTTCTCACCAG gTGTCTGCCCAAACTACTGAAGCTTCTTCTGTTTCTGCTACCCTTACTGCTGCTGTTTG GATTATGGTACCTCGGTCCGCCCATCGCTCTGTCCTTCCTTCCAGCTGTAAACCTCACAGAGTGGAAAACAGCAGTCACTTCTTTCCCATCACTTCCTCCACTCCCTTCTCTCCCATCTCTTCCCTCTTTACCCGCATTACCTTCTTTCACAAAAGAACCACTTGCTAAAGAACAATACATCTCTCCCTCGGTGATCTCAAAG GCTGCGTCAGAGTCCATTAACGGCGAGCGTTTGGCTCGGCTGGAGCAGCGTGTGGCGGCGCTGTGGGAAAGCATCCAGCAGGGGGAGCTGAGGGCTAAACAGCAGCATGAGGAGGCCGTGGGTTTGGTTCAGACCCTTGAGGATCAgataaacacacagacagacagagagagtcTCAGCCTGTGGGTCTCTCAGCTCCTGGAACCCAAGTTCACCGCGCTCAaaggagagatggagagagtAGCGGTCAGCAGGGCAGAG ACTGAGGAACAGCGTGTGCAGCATCAGACGAGTCTTGAAGATCGACTAGCCGAGCTGGAGCTCCTGCTGAAGAACCTGAACTCTAGAACTGAG GAAATCCATCTAACACAGCAGGCTCCAGTACAGGCTCCTGTCAG TGTTGGAGTCTCTCAGGAGAAGCATGATGCTTTGCTCACTGAGGTTCAGAGGCTGGAAGCAGAGCTGGGCCGCATCAGAGGAGACCTGCAAGGAGTGATGGGATGTAAAGGCAAATGCGACCGACTCGACACCATACATGAAACT GTGTCAGCGCAGGTGAAGGAGCAGTTGTACGCTCTGTTGTACGGTCGTGACGGAGGTGAAGCAGAGATTCCTGAGCCGCTGCTGCCCTGGCTGGCATCTCAGTACACACACTCCTCTGACCTCACCGCAACCCTCATGACCCTGGAGCGCAGCATTCTGGGAAATCTGTCCCTGCAGCTGCAGGAGAGCAAACAGCAGCAGTTCTCAGCTGAAACGGTTACTCAGACCGTCGCCCACACCGCCGGGGCTGCTGGGATGTCAGAGGAG CAAGTCCAGCTGATTGTCCAGCGTGCGCTGAAGCTGTACTCTGAGGATCGCACCGGACAGGTGGACTACGCTCTGGAGTCTGGAG GTGGCAGTATCCTCAGCACACGCTGTTCTGAGACGTACGAGACTAAAACCGCACTGATGAGCCTGTTTGGAATCCCGCTGTGGTACTTCTCACAGTCGCCTCGGGTCGTCATCCAG CCGGACATGTACCCAGGAAACTGCTGGGCGTTTAAAGGCTCCCAAGGTTATCTGGTGATCAGGCTCTCTTTAAGCGTGATCCCTACCTCCTTCTGCCTGGAGCATATTCCCAAAAGCCTCTCTCCTTCTGGAAACATCAGCAGTGCACCACGCCGATTCTCTGTCTAT GGATTGGATGATGAATACCAGGAGGAAGGGAAACTGCTGGGTGACTACACCTATCAAGAAGATGGAGAATCACTCCAGATCTTCCCAGTTATG